In a genomic window of Musa acuminata AAA Group cultivar baxijiao unplaced genomic scaffold, Cavendish_Baxijiao_AAA HiC_scaffold_42, whole genome shotgun sequence:
- the LOC135653866 gene encoding calcium-dependent protein kinase 26-like — protein MAVAKGNNRDPLYSCYKVPGLSDPILEAPYISYLEDRYALREELGWGQFGVIRACSDMLTGESAACKSIAKDRLVTPEDIRSIKLEIEVMAWLSGHPNVVDLKAVYEDNDYVHIVMELCAGGELFERLEKHGCFPECEAAVLFRHLMEVVVFCHDKGVVHRDLKPENILMATKSSSSPIKLADFGLATYIKPGESLSGTVGSPFYIAPEVLTGGYNEAADVWSAGVILYILLSGMPPFWGKTKSKIFESVRSAELRFPSDPWRSVSDSAKELIRGMLFRDPAKRLTAKQVIDHSWIKEHMQQHEVPCGQCCEISFTLRDLGSCSFSTPLVSASRDVSFSTGSLVSCQTLADHSSPAFTCRSSFSSVIFDTPCPSTISFSFQSSCESDNHRFSSPIPVMPSFAFFTPEQQKTFSFTSDESKTDTSKTDASCKKRIMSPDSAACFGRDFSELEHKWLEARRVPVTGSRGIGIHSRRNHTIGLGELEQLDLVVSESVIRWASCTHLSDSPSLRSSLVC, from the exons ATGGCTGTTGCCAAGGGCAACAACAGAGATCCACTCTACAGCTGCTACAAGGTCCCTGGCCTCAGTGATCCTATCCTAGAAGCCCCCTATATCTCTTACCTTGAAGACCGATATGCTTTACGTGAAGAATTGGGTTGGGGTCAATTCGGAGTTATCAGGGCTTGCTCTGACATGCTTACTGGTGAGTCAGCCGCCTGCAAGTCGATTGCAAAGGATCGCCTTGTTACCCCCGAGGATATTCGGAGCATCAAGCTTGAAATTGAGGTCATGGCTTGGCTTTCTGGCCACCCAAATGTTGTCGACCTGAAGGCTGTATATGAGGATAATGACTATGTGCACATAGTGATGGAGCTCTGTGCTGGAGGGGAGCTCTTCGAGCGCCTCGAGAAGCATGGCTGCTTCCCTGAATGTGAGGCTGCCGTCCTGTTCCGGCATCTCATGGAAGTCGTAGTGTTCTGCCATGACAAGGGTGTTGTTCACAGGGACCTTAAGCCCGAGAATATTCTGATGGCTACCAAGTCTTCATCTTCACCAATTAAACTGGCAGACTTTGGGTTAGCTACTTATATTAAGCCAG GGGAGAGCTTGTCTGGGACTGTTGGAAGTCCATTTTACATAGCACCGGAGGTATTGACAGGGGGATACAATGAGGCAGCCGATGTATGGAGTGCAGGAGTGATCctttatattcttcttagtgGGATGCCGCCCTTTTGGGGGAAGACCAAGTCAAAGATATTTGAATCAGTTAGATCTGCTGAACTACGGTTTCCATCTGATCCATGGAGAAGTGTTTCCGACTCTGCAAAGGAATTAATTAGAGGAATGCTTTTCAGGGATCCTGCCAAGAGACTCACAGCTAAACAAGTTATAG ACCATTCCTGGATAAAGGAGCACATGCAGCAACATGAAGTCCCATGTGGGCAATGCTGTGAAATCAGCTTTACACTGAGAGATCTGGGTAGCTGTTCATTCTCGACCCCGCTTGTCTCTGCAAGTCGTGATGTCAGCTTTAGTACTGGTTCTCTTGTTTCCTGCCAGACACTGGCAGATCATTCTTCCCCTGCATTCACTTGTAGATCATCATTTTCTTCAGTTATTTTTGACACTCCTTGCCCCTCTACGATCAGCTTCTCTTTCCAGAGCAGTTGTGAGTCTGACAACCACAGATTCTCCTCACCAATACCAGTGATGCCAAGTTTTGCATTCTTCACACCTGAGCAACAAAAAACATTCAGTTTTACAAGTGATGAATCAAAGACCGACACATCAAAGACAG ACGCCAGCTGTAAGAAGCGCATTATGTCGCCCGACTCAGCTGCATGCTTTGGTCGAGATTTTAGCGAATTGGAGCACAAGTGGCTTGAAGCTAGAAGGGTTCCTGTGACTGGTTCTAGAGGCATTGGCATCCACAGCAGAAGGAACCACACCATTGGGCTCGGAGAGCTAGAGCAGCTTGACCTTGTGGTTTCGGAGTCGGTCATACGTTGGGCATCATGCACACACCTCTCAGATTCACCATCTCTCAGGTCCTCCCTTGTCTGCTGA
- the LOC103970976 gene encoding probable transcriptional regulator SLK2 isoform X2, giving the protein MAYSRVTVGVGGPSLSSSASGVFIQHDGGQTPATVSSMSEKGYAGLRPASGDMNQILNSTGNSSGPSVGASSFVTDANSALSGGSQLQRSPSFNNESYMRLPSSPISFSSNISGSSVMDGCSNVQQSPLQEQVQKQGLSTATSQLMQQEPSNLMNARKKPRLDIRHEDALQQQLIQQLLQRHEPVQPQDQLNLHQQAISQQQRLVYRQPQQIMHSISQMQRAPVTLQQQQQLQHQQQPTYPPANAAKQSLDNKICYRRLMQYLYHRRHRPPDNSVLYWKEFVAEYFAIQAKKRWCLSLYDNMGSHALGVFPQLAVNAWQCNICGSKSVKGFGIVILEFKKAVQESIYEHLRIVQEGQLQIIFTPELKILFWEFCARQHEEFLPRRQLALQVDQLLQVAQRYQAAVAESSSTEVSYQYLQSSCNLFAAVGHQLARDLDLKSLNNLGFSKRYVRCLQISEVVNSMKDLIDFSQDQKIGPLESLKNYPRQVKQKWESEQVMSAHSLPGDHRSMNKVMGNHPGLNSCIINNLAASQVVNSSQQSVHALNNHQNFLKSSLNLKQNVRQQEAFLSNTSGSKHADYVQFQGSATSILTKTSINNLSGQHQVPLPLDGCLSRQTNLQTLQVNQQLQQSVLQQMLQEMIDDKGASQQSLVASDVNANPTAEDIIGGCISGTSVRIDSGSTGNTLDLQNMCRNLPNDGTLTVPSRNNSFKSSTAANNPTSSGSNLIASLDMLGSMDLPEIDHIAQELMPNGMFDEESW; this is encoded by the exons ATGGCTTATTCGCGAGTCACTGTTGGAGTTGGAGGACCATCGTTATCTTCCTCTGCTTCTGGTGTCTTCATCCAACACGATGGCGGTCAGACCCCAGCCACTGTGAGCTCCATGTCGGAGAAAGGTTATGCTGGTCTCCGACCAGCCTCTGGTGACATGAACCAGATACTCAACAGCACGGGAAACTCCTCTGGTCCAAGTGTTGGTGCGAGCTCCTTCGTCACGGACGCCAACTCAGCGCTCTCTGGTGGTTCTCAGTTGCAAAGAAGCCCCAGCTTCAACAACGAGTCGTATATGCGACTCCCGTCCTCACCCATCTCCTTCTCCTCCAACATCTCAGGTTCTTCAGTGATGGATGGCTGCTCAAATGTGCAACAGAGCCCTCTTCAAGAACAGGTGCAGAAACAAGGGCTATCAACGGCTACTTCTCAGCTAATGCAACAGGAGCCTAGCAATTTAATGAATGCACGGAAAAAACCACGGCTTGACATAAGGCATGAGGATGCTCTGCAGCAGCAGTTGATCCAACAACTTCTGCAGAGACATGAACCCGTGCAGCCACAAGACCAGCTGAACCTGCACCAACAGGCCATTTCTCAACAGCAGAGACTAGTCTATCGTCAACCACAGCAGATAATGCATTCCATTTCTCAGATGCAAAGAGCCCCAGTCACtttgcagcagcaacagcagctgcAGCACCAGCAGCAACCTACTTATCCGCCAGCTAATGCTGCTAAACAGTCCCTTGATAATAAGATATGTTATCGCAGACTTATGCAATACTTGTATCACCGGCGTCATCGGCCACCT GATAATTCCGTTTTATACTGGAAGGAGTTTGTGGCTGAGTATTTTGCAATACAAGCTAAGAAAAGGTGGTGTTTGTCCTTGTATGATAATATGGGCAGCCATGCACTTGGCGTTTTCCCACAGTTAGCTGTG AATGCATGGCAGTGCAACATCTGTGGTTCCAAATCTGTCAAGGGATTTG GAATTGTGATTTTGGAGTTTAAAAAAGCTGTTCAAGAAAGTATCTATGAACATCTACGTATTGTTCAAGAGGGACAACTCCAAATAATATTTACACCAGAACTGAAG ATTCTATTCTGGGAGTTTTGTGCCCGACAGCATGAAGAATTTCTTCCTCGGAGACAGTTAGCACTTCAG GTTGACCAATTGTTGCAAGTTGCTCAAAGATATCAAGCGGCTGTAGCTGAAAGCAGTAGTACTGAAGTTTCATATCAATACTTGCAATCCAGCTGCAATTT GTTTGCAGCAGTGGGTCATCAACTAGCAAGAGATTTGGACTTAAAATCACTGAATAACTTAGGATTCTCCAAAAGATATGTCAGGTGCCTGCAG ATATCTGAGGTTGTCAATAGCATGAAGGACCTGATTGATTTTAGCCAGGATCAGAAGATTGGACCACTAG AGAGTTTGAAGAACTATCCAAGGCAAGTTAAACAAAAGTGGGAGTCAGAGCAAGTGATGAGTGCTCATAGTTTGCCAGGTGATCACAGATCTATGAACAAAGTTATGGGCAATCATCCAGGGTTAAACAGTTGTATAATTAACAATCTGGCAGCTAGCCAAGTTGTTAACAGCAGCCAGCAGAGTGTTCACGCACTAAACAACCACCAGAATTTTCTGAAAAGCTCTTTGAATTTAAAGCAGAATGTGCGTCAGCAAGAAGCTTTTTTGAGTAATACCAGTGGTTCCAAACATGCAGACTATGTACAATTTCAGGGTTCTGCCACATCTATACTGACAAAAACATCCATCAATAATTTATCTGGACAACATCAAGTGCCACTTCCATTGGATGGTTGCTTGTCCCGGCAGACTAATCTGCAAACCCTGCAAGTGAACCAACAGTTGCAGCAATCTGTCCTTCAACAAATGCTGCAAGAGATGATCGATGACAAGGGAGCATCGCAGCAGTCTCTTGTTGCTTCTGATGTAAATGCTAATCCCACAGCCGAAGATATAATTGGAGGTTGCATCAGTGGCACATCAGTCAGGATCGACTCTGGATCAACTGGAAATACACTTGACCTGCAAAATATGTGCAGAAACCTTCCTAATGATGGCACACTGACAGTACCAAGCAGAAATAACAGTTTCAAATCGAGCACTGCTGCCAACAACCCCACCAGTAGTGGCAGCAATTTAATTGCAAGTCTCGACATGCTGGGGAGCATGGATTTGCCAGAAATAGATCATATTGCTCAGGAACTTATGCCAAATGGGATGTTTGATGAGGAATCTTGGTGA
- the LOC103970976 gene encoding probable transcriptional regulator SLK2 isoform X1 — MAYSRVTVGVGGPSLSSSASGVFIQHDGGQTPATVSSMSEKGYAGLRPASGDMNQILNSTGNSSGPSVGASSFVTDANSALSGGSQLQRSPSFNNESYMRLPSSPISFSSNISGSSVMDGCSNVQQSPLQEQVQKQGLSTATSQLMQQEPSNLMNARKKPRLDIRHEDALQQQLIQQLLQRHEPVQPQDQLNLHQQAISQQQRLVYRQPQQIMHSISQMQRAPVTLQQQQQLQHQQQPTYPPANAAKQSLDNKICYRRLMQYLYHRRHRPPDNSVLYWKEFVAEYFAIQAKKRWCLSLYDNMGSHALGVFPQLAVNAWQCNICGSKSVKGFEATFEVLPRLFQIKFDHGVFDENLFLDMPHERQLSSGIVILEFKKAVQESIYEHLRIVQEGQLQIIFTPELKILFWEFCARQHEEFLPRRQLALQVDQLLQVAQRYQAAVAESSSTEVSYQYLQSSCNLFAAVGHQLARDLDLKSLNNLGFSKRYVRCLQISEVVNSMKDLIDFSQDQKIGPLESLKNYPRQVKQKWESEQVMSAHSLPGDHRSMNKVMGNHPGLNSCIINNLAASQVVNSSQQSVHALNNHQNFLKSSLNLKQNVRQQEAFLSNTSGSKHADYVQFQGSATSILTKTSINNLSGQHQVPLPLDGCLSRQTNLQTLQVNQQLQQSVLQQMLQEMIDDKGASQQSLVASDVNANPTAEDIIGGCISGTSVRIDSGSTGNTLDLQNMCRNLPNDGTLTVPSRNNSFKSSTAANNPTSSGSNLIASLDMLGSMDLPEIDHIAQELMPNGMFDEESW; from the exons ATGGCTTATTCGCGAGTCACTGTTGGAGTTGGAGGACCATCGTTATCTTCCTCTGCTTCTGGTGTCTTCATCCAACACGATGGCGGTCAGACCCCAGCCACTGTGAGCTCCATGTCGGAGAAAGGTTATGCTGGTCTCCGACCAGCCTCTGGTGACATGAACCAGATACTCAACAGCACGGGAAACTCCTCTGGTCCAAGTGTTGGTGCGAGCTCCTTCGTCACGGACGCCAACTCAGCGCTCTCTGGTGGTTCTCAGTTGCAAAGAAGCCCCAGCTTCAACAACGAGTCGTATATGCGACTCCCGTCCTCACCCATCTCCTTCTCCTCCAACATCTCAGGTTCTTCAGTGATGGATGGCTGCTCAAATGTGCAACAGAGCCCTCTTCAAGAACAGGTGCAGAAACAAGGGCTATCAACGGCTACTTCTCAGCTAATGCAACAGGAGCCTAGCAATTTAATGAATGCACGGAAAAAACCACGGCTTGACATAAGGCATGAGGATGCTCTGCAGCAGCAGTTGATCCAACAACTTCTGCAGAGACATGAACCCGTGCAGCCACAAGACCAGCTGAACCTGCACCAACAGGCCATTTCTCAACAGCAGAGACTAGTCTATCGTCAACCACAGCAGATAATGCATTCCATTTCTCAGATGCAAAGAGCCCCAGTCACtttgcagcagcaacagcagctgcAGCACCAGCAGCAACCTACTTATCCGCCAGCTAATGCTGCTAAACAGTCCCTTGATAATAAGATATGTTATCGCAGACTTATGCAATACTTGTATCACCGGCGTCATCGGCCACCT GATAATTCCGTTTTATACTGGAAGGAGTTTGTGGCTGAGTATTTTGCAATACAAGCTAAGAAAAGGTGGTGTTTGTCCTTGTATGATAATATGGGCAGCCATGCACTTGGCGTTTTCCCACAGTTAGCTGTG AATGCATGGCAGTGCAACATCTGTGGTTCCAAATCTGTCAAGGGATTTG AAGCTACTTTTGAAGTGCTTCCGCGGCTTTTTCAAATTAAATTCGACCATGgtgtttttgatgaaaatttgtTCCTTGATATGCCCCATGAGCGCCAATTGTCTTCAGGAATTGTGATTTTGGAGTTTAAAAAAGCTGTTCAAGAAAGTATCTATGAACATCTACGTATTGTTCAAGAGGGACAACTCCAAATAATATTTACACCAGAACTGAAG ATTCTATTCTGGGAGTTTTGTGCCCGACAGCATGAAGAATTTCTTCCTCGGAGACAGTTAGCACTTCAG GTTGACCAATTGTTGCAAGTTGCTCAAAGATATCAAGCGGCTGTAGCTGAAAGCAGTAGTACTGAAGTTTCATATCAATACTTGCAATCCAGCTGCAATTT GTTTGCAGCAGTGGGTCATCAACTAGCAAGAGATTTGGACTTAAAATCACTGAATAACTTAGGATTCTCCAAAAGATATGTCAGGTGCCTGCAG ATATCTGAGGTTGTCAATAGCATGAAGGACCTGATTGATTTTAGCCAGGATCAGAAGATTGGACCACTAG AGAGTTTGAAGAACTATCCAAGGCAAGTTAAACAAAAGTGGGAGTCAGAGCAAGTGATGAGTGCTCATAGTTTGCCAGGTGATCACAGATCTATGAACAAAGTTATGGGCAATCATCCAGGGTTAAACAGTTGTATAATTAACAATCTGGCAGCTAGCCAAGTTGTTAACAGCAGCCAGCAGAGTGTTCACGCACTAAACAACCACCAGAATTTTCTGAAAAGCTCTTTGAATTTAAAGCAGAATGTGCGTCAGCAAGAAGCTTTTTTGAGTAATACCAGTGGTTCCAAACATGCAGACTATGTACAATTTCAGGGTTCTGCCACATCTATACTGACAAAAACATCCATCAATAATTTATCTGGACAACATCAAGTGCCACTTCCATTGGATGGTTGCTTGTCCCGGCAGACTAATCTGCAAACCCTGCAAGTGAACCAACAGTTGCAGCAATCTGTCCTTCAACAAATGCTGCAAGAGATGATCGATGACAAGGGAGCATCGCAGCAGTCTCTTGTTGCTTCTGATGTAAATGCTAATCCCACAGCCGAAGATATAATTGGAGGTTGCATCAGTGGCACATCAGTCAGGATCGACTCTGGATCAACTGGAAATACACTTGACCTGCAAAATATGTGCAGAAACCTTCCTAATGATGGCACACTGACAGTACCAAGCAGAAATAACAGTTTCAAATCGAGCACTGCTGCCAACAACCCCACCAGTAGTGGCAGCAATTTAATTGCAAGTCTCGACATGCTGGGGAGCATGGATTTGCCAGAAATAGATCATATTGCTCAGGAACTTATGCCAAATGGGATGTTTGATGAGGAATCTTGGTGA